In Ipomoea triloba cultivar NCNSP0323 chromosome 7, ASM357664v1, a single genomic region encodes these proteins:
- the LOC116024332 gene encoding F-box/FBD/LRR-repeat protein At1g13570-like gives MARRRRLKTLPDASRDLISELPVEVKDRILEYLPTRDAARTALLSRHWNHVWLQHERLTFDCEFVQSFQQFQDDDGRTLVNIINNILFTRAGPVKKFTLEIDTEKDPLASPQQSDFDRWCLFLSRNGVDELNLSLYSDRGQDYQLPFCLLSCRTVKKVIVEGPFINLPLNACGIFSNVTSLAFLNVVFHRSVNGIASSISIPKLEKLAFEDCQGINKFEISSPKLEILSVISYIYDLVHARWLAAHLKAIKTLWLCGSSLSCMHVSMLPTAINLRVLKVYELDFGCWNQFLVSMQLLQKCPNLCELWIMADELGWEDDNELNDAASKLLEDGSGCLFIQEMQMLNTIKIEAFSDQSELEMLFMKMLLSKSPALERVVIVKSWRRNASEVVRKIQRKLECFPRASPNAQIVCTGNEYARMSKDWMDTHGVRLVD, from the exons atggcCCGACGTCGGCGACTCAAAACCCTACCGGATGCAAGTAGGGATTTAATAAGTGAGCTGCCGGTAGAGGTGAAGGACAGAATTTTGGAGTATTTGCCCACCCGAGACGCCGCCAGAACTGCTCTGCTCTCAAGGCACTGGAATCATGTTTGGTTGCAGCATGAGCGGCTTACGTTCGATTGCGAATTTGTGCAGAGTTTCCAACAGTTCCAAGATGATGACGGTAGAACCCTCGTGAACATAATCAATAATATCTTATTTACTCGTGCTGGGCCTGTTAAGAAATTTACTCTAGAGATAGACACTGAAAAAGATCCTTTGGCGTCGCCGCAGCAATCTGATTTTGATAGGTGGTGTCTTTTTCTGTCAAGAAATGGTGTGGATGAACTTAACTTATCTTTATATAGTGATCGAGGGCAAGATTATCAGCTGCCATTTTGTTTACTCTCTTGCAGGACAGTTAAGAAAGTGATAGTCGAAGGTCCCTTTATTAATTTGCCTTTAAATGCTTGTGGTATATTTTCCAATGTCACTTCATTAGCTTTCTTGAATGTTGTATTTCACCGCAGTGTTAATGGAATTGCCTCTAGTATTAGTATTCCTAAGCTTGAGAAACTGGCTTTCGAGGATTGTCAAGGGATCAATAAGTTTGAGATCAGCTCTCCAAAGCTTGAAATCTTGTCTGTTATTAGTTATATTTATGATTTGGTTCATGCGAGATGGTTGGCAGCGCATTTGAAAGCCATTAAGACTCTTTGGTTGTGTGGCTCTTCGTTGTCG TGTATGCATGTATCTATGCTTCCAACTGCAATAAATCTGCGAGTTCTGAAGGTATATGAATTAGATTTTGGTTGTTGGAATCAGTTCCTCGTTTCTATGCAATTGCTTCAAAAATGCCCCAACCTATGTGAACTATGGATTATGGCGGATGAG TTAGGTTGGGAGGATGACAACGAACTGAACGATGCTGCTTCAAAGCTTTTGGAGGATGGAAGCGGTTGCTTGTTTATTCAAGAGATGCAGATGCTTAACACAATTAAGATTGAAGCATTCAGTGATCAATCCGAACTCGAAATGctttttatgaaaatgttgctCTCAAAATCCCCTGCGCTAGAGAGAGTTGTTATTGTGAAGTCTTGGCGTAGGAATGCCTCCGAAGTGGTGAGAAAAATTCAAAGGAAGTTGGAATGCTTCCCTCGTGCATCTCCAAATGCACAAATTGTTTGCACTGGCAATGAATATGCACGTATGAGTAAGGACTGGATGGATACCCATGGTGTTAGGCTTGTAGACTGA
- the LOC116025770 gene encoding F-box/FBD/LRR-repeat protein At1g13570-like: MAQQLKTLPDASRDLISELPVEVKDRILECLPTRDAAKTALLSRHWNHVWLQHGRLALDEEFVQNFEQSQDDEARTLVNIINNILFSRAGPVRKFTLEINAQCYPSPLPQQYDIDKWCLFLSRNGVEELNLSLLCDVEPDYKLPFCLLSCRTIKKLIVQGPFCYLPVNDCGIFSNVTSLAFFNVVFNRSVNGIASSISIPKLEKLALDYCGGINKFKISPPKLEIFSVICPIDDDFDSRWLAPHLKAIKTLWLCGYSLSSMHESMFPTAINLRVLKLYELDFSCQKQLIVSMQLLQKCPNLCELWIMADEFNRKDDQEGASRLLEDQNGCLFIQELQMLNTIKIEAFSDQPALEMLFVKTLLSKSPGLERVVIVESLRKNASEVVRKIQGKLECFPRASPNAQIVCTSNDYARMSEDWMDTHGVSLD; encoded by the exons atggcTCAGCAACTCAAAACCCTACCGGATGCAAGTAGGGATTTAATAAGTGAGCTGCCCGTAGAGGTAAAGGACagaattttggagtgtttgcCCACCCGAGACGCCGCCAAAACTGCTCTGCTCTCAAGGCACTGGAATCATGTTTGGTTGCAGCATGGGCGGCTTGCATTGGATGAGGAATTCGTGCAAAATTTCGAACAGTCACAAGATGATGAAGCTAGAACCCTCGTCAACATAATCAATAATATCCTCTTTTCCCGTGCTGGACCTGTTAGGAAATTTACGCTAGAGATAAACGCTCAATGTTATCCTTCTCCGTTGCCGCAGCAATATGATATTGATAAGTGGTGTCTTTTTCTGTCAAGAAATGGTGTGGAGGAACTTAACTTATCTTTATTATGTGATGTAGAGCCAGATTATAAGCTGCCATTTTGTTTACTCTCTTGCAGGACAATTAAGAAACTGATAGTCCAAGGTCCCTTTTGTTATTTGCCTGTAAATGATTGTGGTATATTTTCCAATGTCACTTCATTAGCTTTCTTCAATGTTGTATTTAACCGCAGTGTTAATGGAATTGCCTCTAGTATTAGTATTCCTAAGCTTGAAAAGCTGGCTCTCGACTATTGTGGAGGGATCAATAAATTTAAGATCAGCCCTCCAAAGCTTGAAATCTTTTCTGTTATTTGTCCTATTGATGATGACTTTGATTCGAGATGGTTGGCACCGCATTTGAAAGCCATTAAGACTCTTTGGTTGTGTGGCTATTCGTTGTCG TCTATGCATGAATCTATGTTTCCAACTGCAATAAATCTGCGAGTGCTGAAGTTATATGAATTAGATTTTAGTTGTCAGAAGCAGCTCATCGTTTCTATGCAATTGCTTCAAAAATGCCCCAACCTATGTGAACTATGGATTATGGCGGATGAG TTCAATAGGAAGGATGACCAAGAAGGTGCTTCAAGGCTTTTGGAGGATCAAAACGGTTGCTTATTTATTCAAGAGCTGCAGATGCTTAACACAATTAAGATAGAAGCATTCAGTGATCAACCCGCACTCGAAATGCTTTTTGTGAAAACGCTGCTCTCAAAATCCCCTGGGCTAGAGAGAGTTGTTATTGTGGAGTCTTTGCGTAAGAATGCCTCCGAGGTGGTGAGAAAAATCCAAGGGAAGTTGGAATGCTTCCCTCGTGCATCTCCAAACGCACAAATTGTTTGCACTAGCAATGACTATGCACGTATGAGTGAGGACTGGATGGATACCCATGGTGTTAGCCTTGATTAA
- the LOC116026140 gene encoding F-box/FBD/LRR-repeat protein At1g13570-like isoform X2: MLLKVRSWCKGISNFEISSPKLESLRVIGPLSYKLVESRWLTLYLKTIKTLCLSANLLLCKNAEIATVTFPTAINLPVIELYDLSVSCQEQLTFVLQLLQHSPNLCELKIGVADDQCLCDISMATRLLEDPNGCIVKQDLKILNTIMIDRFCGSEPEKLFVKMLLLKSPALERVLILEYDDIDTSVAVKSLRELLRFPRTSPKAQIVCMECDDSDESLLFDYRWF; the protein is encoded by the exons ATGCTTCTCAAAGTACGAAG TTGGTGTAAAGGGATCAGTAATTTTGAGATCAGTAGTCCAAAACTTGAAAGCTTGAGGGTTATTGGTCCTCTGTCTTACAAGCTTGTTGAATCCAGATGGCTTACTCTTTATTTGAAAACAATTAAGACTCTTTGCTTGAGTGCCAATTTGTTGCTG TGTAAAAATGCAGAAATAGCCACAGTGACATTCCCAACCGCAATAAATTTGCCAGTGATTGAGTTGTATGATTTAAGTGTTTCATGTCAAGAGCAGCTTACCTTTGTTTTGCAGTTGCTTCAACATTCCCCCAACCTATGTGAGCTGAAGATTGGGGTAGCAGATGAT CAATGTTTATGTGATATATCAATGGCTACAAGACTTTTGGAGGATCCAAATGGTTGCATTGTTAAACAGGATCTGAAGATTCTTAACACAATCAtgattgataggttttgtgGATCTGAACCTGAAAAGCTTTTTGTGAAAATGCTGCTCTTGAAATCTCCTGCACTAGAGAGAGTTTTAATTCTGGAATATGATGATATTGATACCTCTGTAGCTGTCAAAAGCCTAAGGGAGTTGTTGCGTTTTCCTCGTACATCTCCAAAAGCCCAGATTGTTTGTATGGAATGCGACGACTCTGATGAGTCCTTACTATTTGATTACAGATGGTTTTAA
- the LOC116026140 gene encoding F-box/FBD/LRR-repeat protein At1g13570-like isoform X1 gives MLRAGPIKKFTLFLFHASHHHPQQSDLDRWCRFLSRNGLQELSLFISRNYMLPLRLPSCIFSCRTIKQLYLGDFIFDFPIPSCIFPSVTSLAFKNVEFSDNVKGIVYTIPNIEELSFSWCKGISNFEISSPKLESLRVIGPLSYKLVESRWLTLYLKTIKTLCLSANLLLCKNAEIATVTFPTAINLPVIELYDLSVSCQEQLTFVLQLLQHSPNLCELKIGVADDQCLCDISMATRLLEDPNGCIVKQDLKILNTIMIDRFCGSEPEKLFVKMLLLKSPALERVLILEYDDIDTSVAVKSLRELLRFPRTSPKAQIVCMECDDSDESLLFDYRWF, from the exons ATGCTCCGTGCTGGACCGATTAAGAAATTTACTCTGTTCCTTTTCCACGCATCGCATCATCATCCCCAGCAGTCTGATTTAGATCGGTGGTGTCGTTTTCTTTCGAGAAATGGTTTACAGGAACTTAGCTTGTTTATTTCGCGTAACTATATGCTGCCACTTAGGCTGCCATCGTGTATATTCTCGTGCCGAACAATTAAGCAACTGTATCTGGGCGATTTCATTTTTGATTTTCCGATCCCTAGTTGTATATTTCCCAGTGTCACTTCATTAGCTTTCAAGAATGTTGAATTTAGTGATAATGTTAAGGGAATTGTGTACACAATTCCTAATATTGAGGAGCTGTCTTTCAGTTGGTGTAAAGGGATCAGTAATTTTGAGATCAGTAGTCCAAAACTTGAAAGCTTGAGGGTTATTGGTCCTCTGTCTTACAAGCTTGTTGAATCCAGATGGCTTACTCTTTATTTGAAAACAATTAAGACTCTTTGCTTGAGTGCCAATTTGTTGCTG TGTAAAAATGCAGAAATAGCCACAGTGACATTCCCAACCGCAATAAATTTGCCAGTGATTGAGTTGTATGATTTAAGTGTTTCATGTCAAGAGCAGCTTACCTTTGTTTTGCAGTTGCTTCAACATTCCCCCAACCTATGTGAGCTGAAGATTGGGGTAGCAGATGAT CAATGTTTATGTGATATATCAATGGCTACAAGACTTTTGGAGGATCCAAATGGTTGCATTGTTAAACAGGATCTGAAGATTCTTAACACAATCAtgattgataggttttgtgGATCTGAACCTGAAAAGCTTTTTGTGAAAATGCTGCTCTTGAAATCTCCTGCACTAGAGAGAGTTTTAATTCTGGAATATGATGATATTGATACCTCTGTAGCTGTCAAAAGCCTAAGGGAGTTGTTGCGTTTTCCTCGTACATCTCCAAAAGCCCAGATTGTTTGTATGGAATGCGACGACTCTGATGAGTCCTTACTATTTGATTACAGATGGTTTTAA
- the LOC116026140 gene encoding F-box/FBD/LRR-repeat protein At1g13570-like isoform X3, which produces MFGCGMGDLCLIGTSSNASQSTKCKNAEIATVTFPTAINLPVIELYDLSVSCQEQLTFVLQLLQHSPNLCELKIGVADDQCLCDISMATRLLEDPNGCIVKQDLKILNTIMIDRFCGSEPEKLFVKMLLLKSPALERVLILEYDDIDTSVAVKSLRELLRFPRTSPKAQIVCMECDDSDESLLFDYRWF; this is translated from the exons ATGTTTGGTTGCGGCATGGGCGACTTGTGTTTGATTGGGACTTCTTCCAATGCTTCTCAAAGTACGAAG TGTAAAAATGCAGAAATAGCCACAGTGACATTCCCAACCGCAATAAATTTGCCAGTGATTGAGTTGTATGATTTAAGTGTTTCATGTCAAGAGCAGCTTACCTTTGTTTTGCAGTTGCTTCAACATTCCCCCAACCTATGTGAGCTGAAGATTGGGGTAGCAGATGAT CAATGTTTATGTGATATATCAATGGCTACAAGACTTTTGGAGGATCCAAATGGTTGCATTGTTAAACAGGATCTGAAGATTCTTAACACAATCAtgattgataggttttgtgGATCTGAACCTGAAAAGCTTTTTGTGAAAATGCTGCTCTTGAAATCTCCTGCACTAGAGAGAGTTTTAATTCTGGAATATGATGATATTGATACCTCTGTAGCTGTCAAAAGCCTAAGGGAGTTGTTGCGTTTTCCTCGTACATCTCCAAAAGCCCAGATTGTTTGTATGGAATGCGACGACTCTGATGAGTCCTTACTATTTGATTACAGATGGTTTTAA